The following are encoded together in the Lathyrus oleraceus cultivar Zhongwan6 chromosome 3, CAAS_Psat_ZW6_1.0, whole genome shotgun sequence genome:
- the LOC127131881 gene encoding uncharacterized protein LOC127131881, with the protein MMEMLVVAQNQPPPETIQRTVISEVVCTPISVTPINSPQYQMHTNFPWGIPPNYIPEGYRPQVPEAHVVPVVMFVPPPMIHTTPYHEEPIFHTTLSESMGVYEKMDYFQDQFTEIQREIKALRGKDLFGKNAHNLCLVLNVKIPAKFKVPDFEKYKGDSCPRSHLTMYARKMSTQTDNHQLLIHYFQDSVTGAALKWYMNLDSARIRTFNDLGEAFIR; encoded by the coding sequence ATGATGGAAATGCTGGTGGTTGCTCAGAATCAGCCACCCCCAGAGACTATTCAAAGAACTGTAATTTCAGAGGTCGTGTGTACGCCTATTTCTGTGACACCTATAAACTCTCCTCAGTATCAGATGCACACCAATTTCCCTTGGGGAATTCCACCAAATTATATACCGGAAGGTTATCGCCCACAAGTTCCTGAAGCTCATGTAGTGCCTGTtgtcatgtttgtgccacctccTATGATACACACTACTCCATACCACGAAGAGCCCATCTTTCACACCACTCTAAGTGAGAGTATGGGagtatatgagaaaatggattATTTCCAAGATCAATTCACTGAGATTCAAAGAGAGATTAAAGCCCTTAGGGGAaaagatctatttgggaagaaTGCCCATAATCTCTGCCTTGTGCTAAATGTCAAAATACCTGccaaattcaaagtacctgactttgaaaagtacaagggggATTCTTGTCCGAGGAGCCACTTAACTATGTATGCCCGAAAAATGTCCACTCAAACTGACAACCACCAGTTGCtaattcactactttcaagatagtGTGACTGGTGCCGCTCTCAAGTGGTACATGAACTTGGATAGTGCCCGTATCCGCACATTCAACGATCTAGGTGAAGCTTTCATCAGgtag